The segment TGTGGTCGGTACAAGGCCAGTCAGCCTGTTTGACCGATCGTGGTTTTACGCTCATGGACAGGATCCGAAGAAATTCGACCTGGTTGTCGTAAAGTCGCCTCATTGCGAGCCCCGCATGTTTGCCGACTGGTGCGCGAAGTTGATCAATGTTGACGCCCCCGGGGCGACGAGCGCGAACTTGCAGAGCCTCGGACATACGATTTGTAATCGACCGATTTTTCCGCTGGATGATGTCGTGGCATTTTCTCCGAAAGCGGATGTATTCCGTCGGAATTGAATGGGGCATGTCATCACCAACACATATATTGGATCACCCTCGCTTCCATCCAGCATTGGGACTGATACAGAAAGAGCGCCTATGCCACACGCCAACCAGATTGATCCCATCCGATTTGAGGTCATCCGCAATGCGCTGTCCGAAGCCACGGAAGAAATGGCGATTGCCCTGCGCCGCAGCGCTTACTCCACCAATATCAAAACCCGAGCCGACTTCTCCTGTGTCCTCTTTGACAGCCGGGTTCGGGTCGTCGCCCAGGCTTTCGCGCAGCCCGTCCACCTCGGCTCCCTGTCCTTACTTGTACCCCGGATGGTGGAAGCATACGGGGCTGAAAATCTGGGTCCCGGTGACGCCATCCTGGCCAACGATCCCTACCTGGGTGGCGTACACCTGAATGACATCACCCTCATTTCACCCGTGTACCACAACAACACTTGCCTGGGGTATGTTGCCAACCTGGCTCACCATGTGGATGTAGGTGGAGGGGCCCCCGCGAGCATCGGTGCTTTCAGGGAAGTCTTCCAGGAGGGCGTCATCATTCCGCCGGTCAAGCTCGTTGAGCGGGGCGAACTCGTCCCCAATATCTTCGATCTCATCCTCGCGCAAATTCGTTCGAAACGCGAAATGGCAGGCGATCTGCGTGCCCAAATCGCAGCCAATAACACAGGCGTTCGCCGCTTATGTGCTCTCGCCGATCGCATAGGCGGCGACACAGTGTCGTTCTACATTCGCGAATTGATTGCCTACACGGAACGGCGCACGCGCGTGGAAATTGGAAATTTGCCGAATGGCGATTTTTCGGCGGATGGACAGGTGGATAACGACGGTTTTACGGACCGGCCAGTACACCTTGCCGCGCGAGTCAGTATTCAAAATGACCAGATATGCTTCGATTTTACCGGCTCTGACGTTCAGCGTAGCGCTCCGGTGAATTCAACCGCGGCGATGACTTTTTCCGCCTGTGCCTATGTTCTCAAGTGCCTCATTGATCCGGATGTGCCGGTCAATGCGGGTTTCTATAATGCGGTTCAAATGGTTGCGCCCGAGGGAACGGTCGTCAACTGTTCACCCCACGCACCAGTTGTCGGAGGCTGGGAGACCCAATTGCGGCTGACAGATGTCATGCTAAGGGCTTTGGCCCCCGCATTTCCCGATCATATCCCAGCAGGTAGCAAAGCCATGGTATGTCATGCGGGGTTCGGCGGAATTATCGCCAGCACAGGCGAGTATTACTGTTTTTTGGAAACCCTGGCCGGTGGCTATGGTGGTCGTGCCGCGAGCGATGGGCCGGACGCCGTTCAGACTCATGGGCAGAACACCGAAAACGCACCCATCGAGGAAACAGAAATTAACTACCCTGTGCGCATTGCGCGCTACGAACTGGTCGAAAATTCCGAAGGTCCTGGTAAATTCCGGGGCGGATTGGGCCTCCGGCGTGATTACCTCTTCCCCGACTATGAAACCTCCTTCACCATCCTCGCTGACCGGGATAGGATGGGGCCCAGGGGCCTATTCGGCGGCAAACCTGGTCGCACAGCCAGTTATTTCCTCAAATCGAATGGAGAAACCGTCCGACTTGGTTCGAAAACTACCGTTCAACTCCAACCGGGGGACATTGTCAGCTATCGTACCTGCGGTGGCGGCGGCTACGGTCTGCCCGCGGAGCGGGATCCCGAACGCGTGTTGCGCGATGTTCGAAATGGTATGGTCAGCCGGGAGCGAGCAAGGGAGATCTACCGAGCGGAGATCGATACGGAGGTCTGGCGTGTGAACGATGGAGAAACAATGAGGTTGCGGAGTGAGATTACCTGATCATCTACCCGGTTTTGGAGAAACATAAAAATGGCGTACCGGCTGGGCATTGACATTGGTGGAACATTCACGGATGCAACGCTCATCGATGAAGAAACTGGAAACATCCGTGTCGGTAAGGTGTCGTCCACACCGCGGGATCCTTCTCTCGGATTTATGGAAGCCACCCGTCGAATCCTGGGCGAAGCAGAAATTGAGCCGGCTGAAGTGGGCTATATCGTACACGGAACCACAGTGGTCACCAATGCGATTATCGAAGGCAAAACCGCTCGGACGGGTTTTATTACCACCGGTGGCTTTCGCGATCTGCTTGAAATCGCGCGCCAGATCCGTCCGTCGCTTTACGACCTGCAGTTTGAAAAGCCTCGGCCGCTGGTACCGCGCTACCTCTGCTTCGGTGTGCCGGAGCGTTTGGATGCGAGGGGAAATATTCTCGAGTCTCTCGATGAAAAAGCCGTCTCTGTCGCGGCGAGCCAACTGTGCCGGGAGGGGGTTGAATCGATCGCGGTCTGCCTACTTCACGCCTACACCAATCCCGTCCATGAGCAGCGAGTTGGAGAGATTCTGAA is part of the Gemmatimonadota bacterium genome and harbors:
- a CDS encoding MlrC C-terminal domain-containing protein; protein product: ELMRQEYPGMVLAPIVDPAAVQKAFSAGIGATIRTTLGGAFDRVRYEPLEIEARVHLLSDGVFRSETFGWHWNSGNTAVLKSDNYALVVGTRPVSLFDRSWFYAHGQDPKKFDLVVVKSPHCEPRMFADWCAKLINVDAPGATSANLQSLGHTICNRPIFPLDDVVAFSPKADVFRRN
- a CDS encoding hydantoinase B/oxoprolinase family protein; amino-acid sequence: MPHANQIDPIRFEVIRNALSEATEEMAIALRRSAYSTNIKTRADFSCVLFDSRVRVVAQAFAQPVHLGSLSLLVPRMVEAYGAENLGPGDAILANDPYLGGVHLNDITLISPVYHNNTCLGYVANLAHHVDVGGGAPASIGAFREVFQEGVIIPPVKLVERGELVPNIFDLILAQIRSKREMAGDLRAQIAANNTGVRRLCALADRIGGDTVSFYIRELIAYTERRTRVEIGNLPNGDFSADGQVDNDGFTDRPVHLAARVSIQNDQICFDFTGSDVQRSAPVNSTAAMTFSACAYVLKCLIDPDVPVNAGFYNAVQMVAPEGTVVNCSPHAPVVGGWETQLRLTDVMLRALAPAFPDHIPAGSKAMVCHAGFGGIIASTGEYYCFLETLAGGYGGRAASDGPDAVQTHGQNTENAPIEETEINYPVRIARYELVENSEGPGKFRGGLGLRRDYLFPDYETSFTILADRDRMGPRGLFGGKPGRTASYFLKSNGETVRLGSKTTVQLQPGDIVSYRTCGGGGYGLPAERDPERVLRDVRNGMVSRERAREIYRAEIDTEVWRVNDGETMRLRSEIT